The Solanum dulcamara chromosome 2, daSolDulc1.2, whole genome shotgun sequence region taaaaaaatgtcaaaataacACATCGAGACTTTACTTGAAGTATCTAAAAAAAATCCTAGTTAAAATATCTAAGTAAAGTTGATGCCAATTTTAAAAGATCACCGATGAATTCTgccaaaattaaaaaagagtTCCATTATATTAGTCTATTATTTTACAACATATAAGCATTATACATTGAGAATATGCCCTTAGCGGGAAAAGGGCGCGGGCCTCGAAAACTACCCATTAACGTTACAATTTTGTTAACCACTCATAATATTCCACGTGAGTCTCATTACAGCTGTTACCAAAACCCGCAAACAAAACTTAAAAACAGTAAATACACACGTTGATTGGTCCACGTGTACAGGGATCTTTCAACTCCTGTAAAATCTAGCCGTTTGCCCTAACCTCTCTTTCCCTTTACCCGACTTTCTGTTTTCCGCCATTGCAGTgtccaaaaagaaaaatcaagaaaagaaagcaTGGGGAAACTCATCTGCGACTCAACAACGTCGTCGCCGGTGATTCCATGGCGGGATCCTACCTCTACTGCGTCATCTATCGACATTGTTGACCAGTCATCTCCGGTGATCAACACCATCGCCGTCGCTGACACCTCTTCGTGGGAGAATGTTTCATCTTTAGAGGAACAGCAGAGAAAGCATTTGATAAAGATTCAGTCCAAGGGAGTGCTGTGGAAACATCCCCGGGATCAGAACGCTTCCATAGTTTTCCGGCTGAGCCACGGCGGAGAAGTCGAGGCAGACGGAAACTGTCTTTTTACGGCTTGTGGGAAATCAATGGGGCTGAAGACGGTGTCGTACGCCAGAGATCTGAGACGGCGGACAGTGCGGAGGTTCTTGGAAGATCTTGGATCGGAGAAAGAAGTGATTGAATCGGCGATTAAGCACATGTATTCTCCCGATCTGAAATCTGGCTGGGGCATTCATGTGGTTCAAGAGTTGAAGCTGCTAGCTAAGAAGGACGATCGAGAGGTTCTGGAATCGGCTATTTCCGAGCTTGTTCACCTCGGCATGCAGcggtaatttttttttgcagCTCTGGACCCCAAATTATTGTTATTTGTTTAGATCTAGATGATAAAGTTTAGATCTGATTGATTCCGCCTACTTCATTTCCTTTAATCCGTTTTACTGCAATTTcttactttttcttcttcttttaattaATCAACTATGTGAGTGTCTCACTCCCCAAATCAATTATTGTTATGTGAATCCTTGTCTAACTTCAAATGAGAATTTTATCATGCATTTCTCCATAGAAAACAGTTTTCTTTCAAGTGAGAATTTCTCATTTGATAATAAGGAAccaaaaaagaaatcaaaactTTGTTTGCTAGGTTTTCAGCACTGTCTGTATCTTGAATAGGTGAAGATGCTACCAAGTGTAAAAATTCATTGAGTTACTTTTAATGGTTTATTGGATATGGTTTTGTTTTTTGATATTACTTTTGTGGGTTGACATTGAAGAGAATTAGCTGCTGAGTCTATATACAAAGAGAGGTGCATAGCTGTGAATGATGGCCCAAGTTGGGCCAAGTACATGTCAATCTCTGGCTCACCTGATGATGAATATGATATCATCACTTTGCAGTATACCGAGGAGGGTTTATTAACTGTAGATGAGAATAGTGATGGTCATGCCGCTGCATTTGGAGATGATATAGCGATTGAGTGTCTTGCAACCGAGTTTAAAAGAGAGATCTTTGTGGTAAGAAAATGATTTTCTTTCCTATATGATATTCTTCATTCATATTCTTTAGCATAACAATTGCTTTCTTGTGAATAATTGCACTGTATTACTTGTAAGTTGTTTTACACGATAAGGTTTCACAATCAGAGCTCTGAAGGTGCAACAGAGTATGCATAGTATTATTTGGTGATATTCAGGCTTTTCTCTATATGAAGCTGCATAATTTGATAATCGAAAGACAATGTCATGAGAGCAATAGCGATGATATCCATGAAAACAATGCTAATGAAAGTATTATGTTTCAGTAAGATAATCTTTCTAGTGGATGTGCCCGTTCCTTTTTCAATTTGAGATGACAACATGTGTC contains the following coding sequences:
- the LOC129880535 gene encoding uncharacterized protein LOC129880535 isoform X1, translating into MGKLICDSTTSSPVIPWRDPTSTASSIDIVDQSSPVINTIAVADTSSWENVSSLEEQQRKHLIKIQSKGVLWKHPRDQNASIVFRLSHGGEVEADGNCLFTACGKSMGLKTVSYARDLRRRTVRRFLEDLGSEKEVIESAIKHMYSPDLKSGWGIHVVQELKLLAKKDDREVLESAISELVHLGMQRELAAESIYKERCIAVNDGPSWAKYMSISGSPDDEYDIITLQYTEEGLLTVDENSDGHAAAFGDDIAIECLATEFKREIFVVQAHGSDAMVDEENCVFFLPHRPKCEICEPPFFLFMKGTGGKGGNSLWQKCKVGVVLGLIIMSLLLLLLQLMFPRKR
- the LOC129880535 gene encoding uncharacterized protein LOC129880535 isoform X2, encoding MGKLICDSTTSSPVIPWRDPTSTASSIDIVDQSSPVINTIAVADTSSWENVSSLEEQQRKHLIKIQSKGVLWKHPRDQNASIVFRLSHGGEVEADGNCLFTACGKSMGLKTVSYARDLRRRTVRRFLEDLGSEKEVIESAIKHMYSPDLKSGWGIHVVQELKLLAKKDDREVLESAISELVHLGMQRELAAESIYKERCIAVNDGPSWAKYMSISGSPDDEYDIITLQYTEEGLLTVDENSDGHAAAFGDDIAIECLATEFKREIFVVQAHGSDAMVDEENCVFFLPHRPKCEICEPPFFLFMKGTGWCGAGADHYEPLIASPSAYVSQEKVALVL